The Bombus pascuorum chromosome 12, iyBomPasc1.1, whole genome shotgun sequence genome contains the following window.
TGAAAGCAGCAATCCGATGTACCTATTAAGCTTCACGCACATGGAATTGCGTAAGACTTAATCGCATGGGTATAGATGTATATGAGATCGTTTTATAATACGTTTAAATAGTTAAATACGTATGAATcgctaaatatatatacaccattatgaaattattatgatttctacagaaagagagaaataattttgcaagcaaatatcgttgaaaatgattgaggaaaatatatatagttacatatatgtaaCGATAAATGTAGGAAATCTTCGTTATCGATAAAGTATAGAGAAGTCATCTTTGAACGAACACGTCGATACTGAagtgaattttaaatgaaattaacgcagaaaaattcgaaaaatttttGGATGAATCAGAATGCCTGAACAGGTTGAcataaagttatttttattatgcttGCTATCGTCGAAAATCGTTTGTGCGTATCAGACCGCGTAAAAGCCAATTATCGCGAAACAATTGAAACGATTTTAAATGGAGCACGAGATAATTGTTACGCGTTCTTCTCAATGTTTCAAGAATAACCAAATTatctatatcttttttcttttgaaattagCGTCATCGTTAACATCGTCTTTTGAGCTTTATTAATCATTATCCATAACACTCGCTGTcctaaattttaaaaaatttgcagATATACAACaagaattaaatgaaattctgaGAAACGACCAAAAACCACAGTTGTGAAAAAGTATTTGGTAAAAGCTTCTCGACTAAGGTCATACGATTTAGGTGTTTCATTGCCATCaaaataaacaactttttcATGACAACGTTCACACACATATACCTCTTGGGTGGAatcgtgtaaaatatttccagcTACGCTCATACAGTATCTCgagatttattcaaatattttacccATATCACGGTAAACCATTTAATTTAAAGGAATCGTTGCtccaattattaattaacggAAAGAGAAGATTACAGCATTGAAGTAATCACGAATCAACGGTAACGTTGGCAAAAACGGCAGGCGTGGAAAAATGATCTGTGAGTTACAGGATAGATTATCTAACAGAcacgtcgtaacgtaataacCGAGTTGTCGCTAAAGCTGACTGACAGTATGCGACGAAGAtaacatatatgtaatgtatCCTTATTGTATCGGAAAACAAGCGAGTTTGAACATGCCGCGAATGTAATCGCCGCAATCTACGTGAAAAAAACATTAAATTCATGCACATCaaattcaaaagaaaaacgaaaatttttgAGACAGCAAGAATCATAgtatttttacaaactttGACTAGAGCAGACGAGCTATCGCGATatacaatttacaattctgcgaaataaatgtattaaatgaattttaaacattctTATTCTGAAACGATCAAAACTTTGTTCCGTATTTGATCGAAGGGATTAACGGAAAGCAATAGAGAACGCGCGCGCAGCAACGTAAACAAAGCCACGAGATCgaacgagaagaagaaagaggttATGTATCGACAACACCTACCACATCGTACATCCATGCATCCATGATCGTCGGTTCTATCCAAATGGCGCTAGGATGCTGGgcttttattttcctcttacgcttttgtaagaaaaaatgaacgaaaagCAAAAATGATCACGATGCTTAAGATCCGAACACTCATGAAGAACACGAATAAGCACATGCACGACGTACTTATGTACACAGCATCCCCCTACCACGACGTTGACGGCACGACGAGCCGTACGCGACTGACGGCAATTCAGACGATACGGTATTACACGGAGCCAGCCGATCCTAATACTGGGCGCCACAAATCCACGAAACATATATTTCTCATTCTAATTACTTTATTGCTTAACAATTTAACTGAATTTTTGGACAATCTACAAATTATCTTgtccaattaattaatacatgtTCGATCTTATGTTCCAATTTCATATTCAGAATAATGTTTTATGAATGGAAAAACCGAGCATTTCAAACATCTCTCTGATTTATTATTGTCATTGATAGATCGAATAAGCTTCTCCGGGTCACCAAAGCATACTTATATTTGCCAATTAGATAGACAGATTAGATTAgtataaaaaaagttaaacGTAGATTTAAAATTGCCCACTATTCATACAACAAATGTGAGATTTTTCAAGCTGATTCAGTACAAGTTACTGCTTTCAAAGTATCCCATAGCAAACTGTTCGCACTCGGAGACTTCACGGAATTAGATCGGACCATATTTATCGATGATAAAATCATCGACCACTCCAATCTAAAACACAACTGTTACCATGTTGGACAAATACAAACGAAACATTACCGTGAACATTATCATGGTCATGACAATCGGTCATTAACTCTTGGCCTTAAAGTTACTTTTAAATCACGTCTTTCGACAATTGAATCTTCTCCTTCGATGTTCCAGATACAATGAGGAAAGAGTGAATCGATTTGCAAGGGCAAGATGTTaatcgaacgaacgattcCATGATTGGGAGAAATTTCTATGATTCATCAAGGGTGTGTATGAAAATGAAGAGACTCTTTGAGAATatataaacgaagaaagagcGTATGAAGTGACATTGCGTAGACGTAGGAGCCAATTGAATTTTCAGACGACTAGGTAGATCGATCGAGCCCCAAAACACTCCCTTTACCCCCATGGTCGAAACAGTCCCATGCTCGGCCTAAGTTGATACGTTACTGGCGTTATGCGTGCTACGTGTATATCACGATGGAAGGGTGAGAATGGGTGGGAGGCGGGGGCGGTGGCTGTGGGTATGACGGCGGTGGCAGTGGTTGTAGCGGTGGTAGCGATGGTGTCGCGCGGCAGCAGTGGTGGCACTGGAGGCGGCGGTTGCTCCACAGCAGAGGCAAGGAGGGAAAGGAAAGTAGCTGGTGGCCTTGAACTTGACTGCCGCCGTTTTTGCGCACAGCCGTCGCCCGCCCAAGACAGCCCACCAGCGTAGACTCTCGAATTTTCATGTGCCCGATACCGTTATCCACTTCCCCAAAAATTCACCGACttatcgaatttattttttaaccaatCGTTCTACATGCTACGTAGttctacaacgttatacgttattttatctctttttgTTACATCGCATATTTTGCTGTGTTTATCCCCGCAAAAAAGTCAGATGGCTAACAAAACAATCGAGGAACCAAACATAGAAAGAATTAGAATGTAAACAAGGGAATATAGCTTAAATACTAAAACTAAAAGTTATGCCTTGGCAATTTATCTTATAACGATAATGaagttttgttttctttctatgTACTTGATggtggaaaatgaaaattgtactTTGCCTATCGCATCGTCATTGAATCTGATTTCATTGAATCAGTAGGCAGAGTGTATAATTTATCGAAGTATCTCACGAAGAGTTAAGAGTATTTTAAAGAGGAAATCTTATAGTGACTAATCGAATTACGTTTTGTTACTCTTTATAGCgaatcaaataaaagaaaataaaatatgtgtaAATCAATCtattgtttgtatttatatcCAACTCGtgtgtataacattatgataCAACTATTGTCTGACGACTGTTTTTAAACAGATTACCCGTAATAAGAATTATTACGCAACGATGCAGCGTGCATTTTCAACATTTCCCGTACACTCGATGCGAGAAGTTATCGTGGTAGCCATCGAAAGATTTACATCAAATACGTACACATCGCGCTTACAACTAACTTTTCAATAAGAAAGCGTTAAGAGTatgaaaggaaatatttccataataaaaaaaaatatgcatcCCAAGAACACATGTGTTCTCTAGAATTAATAGAggagtgaaaataaaaaatagaacctATGTCAATGAAAGCGACTGGTAAAAGTATGTATAATCAGGGTTGAGGTAGGTAGACTTCAAACTAACCGGATCGATATGGCACTCTCGCTTTCTCATGTTCTCAATATGTATTGTATCGTATCTATGATACTTTGAGCCAATTCCAGTACCTTTCCTCAAATCCATTATAATCTGCACTGATTGTTTTAcaaataagatttatattaaaagacactatatacattttcaacatCATTTCTAAGATTACTATCTTTTTAACAAGTTCTGTTATGTAAATTTAGAAACTGTTCAAAAttgtataatgaaaataatattgaccCAGAGACACGAGtttcattcaatttcttttctgcgtaaaatataatgaaaattaatttcttatacacaaatatatgtatcttaCAACTTGACAACATATAAAACTTACATATTCAACAATTATTCCTTCTCATGCATAATTGAGccacaataaattttatttaagtgtttataaataaatcagcCATAgcaataatatcatttttacgtaatgttaccttcaaaaacaaaattataaacagtcggtaataaagaaatttctgaTTTCATCCGTCGGTATCATTTTAAGCATTTAAACACTGACAACATACTAAATCAATAtcatattttccattataattatttttatatataaatatatatatatatatatatatatatatatatatataattaacgttTACATCTAATAAaccaaatatgtataatatattataataaaataattaacagtattaattatagaattaaaaattttccatataCATTACTTACAAATTGAACGTATTTTATGTCAAACATATTTCTAAGAATGTTGAAACTCCCAAAACAAATACaggatatttaatttaaaaattgtattaaacgataatattttttaatgcatATGCGTACcttttaaataacattaaatttagttattcttataatacaataatacgcAACAAAGTCCacatacttttttatttaaaatataattcatttctGCAAATACAagatatgtaatatgtattcacttaataaaattatcaattttaattttataactagAAGAAAACAGTATTGTATCACTAAATATTGGGACACTGATTTAAAGATGACAAATACGATACAAGGAGGGTATCATATTCTTATTATCATCACATGCTTAATTTCATAACTCTCGTTTTTTTTGGACGAAAAAATCAAGGCCATAACAGTAATTGTTAAACCCGCACAGTTAATTTGAtgatcaaaaataaattagaaaagaagacttataaaattgtaagtcgtatcatatatataattaattagccAAGAtcaatttaaaagtaaaatgcaAGCAGgatataattgcaaaaaatacaatacacACAGCAAAATGTAAACGAATTTGTAACAAAGATGGCGGAACAAAATTTGGCAGATAGTTGATACCtagttatcgtttttgtttctgcaAAAATACATcgcaaaaagaaaagcaaatgCAACAAGTAATTGAACAACTTACCTCAGTACTCATGTACGCTTCCGTATTTCCATCAGAGGTTGAACATTTTCAAtcacaagaaaaatattggaGCAATGGCCGATTCCACAACTCACTAGAAGCAGAAAACTCAATGGCTCAGATTGTTGTTCGTGTGGCGCCATCGTACGTTTACGACGCAGACAAGGATCCTAAATACGACGACTGCTAACCTCTAACGGACAAACGAtaaacttcaaattttatttagttcaTTCCCCATATGAGAGAAATCATGGTATtaaatcgatataaaataatatttatacattcatTTCTCTTAAATCAAGGCATGAAAAcacaaattatatacaaattctttttattaacatcattctttaaataaaaaacacaaactttttacttttgtattttaattatcgtaccTTACATcacaagaaaatataagaaaaaatgagaaaaaagcGATCAGACTTTTACAATTTCACAAGATACTCTGTTTGGATCCCATTTTCCATTATTCATTGGCTGTACGCATAACTTAGCACATATGTACTTTTGTAATCGCTCCGGATTCAAAACGAGGCATTCATTTAATGGTTTGCAATAATGTCTAACGTCGGAAGGTAAGATCAACACGTGGGGTTGCCGTTCAAAACAAGCGTATTGTTTCCAAAGTCTGGTATCAAGATTCAAGCCAGGAGGAGGAGGATATACAGGGTAGAATGAAGACTGAGACAATACATGCTCGGCCAAACGACCAAGCCTATCCATTCCAGGTGTATTcctaaaaataaacttttgttacaataaaatttatattttattacctaGATGTTGATACACTTACGATACTTCTTGTTGTCCAAGATGTCTAAGTACATCAACCGATGTTACTCCTATATGTAAACCATCTACGTTTATTATGCATGGATCTGGCATACTACAAATATTCGTCGTATTCGATCCAAgtttatttgtatttagaaTGAACTCCGGAGTTGGAAAAACCGGATGATGATGCACATCACGATTAGAAGGTACCAATATAATGCGAGTAGATTTcctaaattatgaaaaatagtaatgctaatttacattattatattaacatgACTTTATTAACTGAAATATACCCTTGTACATATTGTAGAATCTTCGTTAAAAGCGTATCaaaaaaatcttgaaaagTCTCTTTCAaactacattttttaatttcagaatGTGTATATTCTACAAAAGGTCCAActaatattaacatattagGTTCGTCTTCTACAACGCGTTCCATAAGATCCCATAAAGgttgataatttaaattatcagaAGGTGTAAACGGACCAGCCGcaacgtatattttaatatctttcgatattttggGTACATCGAATAATGGTGCATATCCCTTaacaaacaatttatttactGTTAAAGTATCCTCAGTAGTGATAATACCCTCAACTGCAACGATCTGACCAGTAAACACTGAGTAATGCTTAATTCCTTTAAGATTCAGATGTAAAATGGGAGCTTGTTTCTGAATTTTAAGCCTTTTAGTACCTTCCAgcataacaatttttcttccactaGGCTTTTCGGCTGTTATAAATAATCTACCCCATGTTCTGAACACAACTGGTTTTATAGGCGCTATGTTTCTAATGTAACGTATATTCGAATTAGGAGGTTCAATGGCGTTCCAAGCATGGCACAATCGCTCGCCAAAATTTTGACAATGCATGGTAAGAATGGCTCCCTGATTGGAAAACATTTCAAACATGTACAATGCGCCTTTAGGTATATGAGAATTATCCGCTTTAACGATCGATACATCGTGCTCGTTTTGTTTCTTCCAATTTTGAATGGGAGGGCCAAAAAGTAAAAGGACTTTGCCTCTAACCGTTGTACTAGGTGCACGAATTGGAACATCACTATAACAATTATTGAAATGTACTAATTGCAGTATCGAATTACACAAACATGTAAGTAAAAATGATTCGATAGTGTGCTTACGATTGTGAGGTATAATTTAACGGTGTGAACGTATGGCCTACTGctcgtaatttattattgcttTCTGTCTCAGCTGTTGGACTCCTTGCTCTTTTAGTTTGcttaaaaagaagtaaaacggtattctatataataatataaaataatctttactgcaagttagaaatatatatatttcatatattacacACAATATTTTAAGAGTGGAACAGATCACCGTAGACGAGTATGTATCTAGTCACGAAGTAAACCATAACGCGCACCACATTCATACTCGCCTATGGAATTATCTGTTTTACATCGtattaatgtttcataaatgaaaaaagtttataacaatgacaaatttttgaaacggTTGCGCGTTAATATGGGAAAACTTATTTTATGATTATCAATGAAACGGCGATGTTTGAATCCAAACGTGCTTAATGAGTGTGGATCTAGTCACAATTTGATCTCCTGTGCACTAGACCTTCACTCATTTGGCAAATTTGGAGAAGAtgaattttctcgtttttcgcttgttttctttctctgcCGCCTTCCTTATTGCATCATACGAATCTAATGTTGTATGCTTCGAActatcgatatttaaaaattattttctaattagcGATTACAGGAGAATGTGAATAAATGCAGAAAGAGTAAGATAAACAGTTATTTTAACCGGTAACGTTACAATGATAAAAAGTGTACAGTTATAGCATGATCTTCGGGAGTCAACATAACGAAGAAggttaattgttattaaccTGGTCATTCTTGGCactctattacgtattgtTTCGATCTAGTTCTGTCCATATCTTGTACTTTGCGTTCGATacttttacattaaattaatctGTTGCTTTCTTTTACAGTAACTGTTCAATTTGCCGAATGTTTCTAATTCTTTCGAAATAGTCTATTCTTTCGATCGATCTATGtctatacaatttatttataaagtatattaGAAGATGAGATTTATGCCAATACGAGCAATTCtctgtaaaaatatcaataacaaatacgaaatttgCTTGAACGATACTTGTACCAGATCATGTAAAACTTTGAATCTATCATTGAGCTGTCCTCTTTCCCCCTCTTTTCTGACGAATACATGAAGAGTATTTCTCCTTCTACCCCTCTCTCCGCAAACTATCCGCCCCTGGCAATCTTTTGCCCCACTATTCACAGAGATACCGTGGGAAATAACATGAAGCTTTTACCAGATACAGTTGTAGCATGCTGTAAGAACCGTTGGTATTTCATTCACTTTTCAATACAAATATCCaactgttctttttttttccttttttccctatatcatccaaaattctcacttactttatacatataagaaAGAATATCGAGGAGTTAGAAATTGGATcaaagagaggaaagagatCGCACTGTCACTTGTTGGTCAATTGCATTTAATTGGTAGATATAAGCAACTCCCTAAAGAACAGATCTTTGAACCAAGTGCCGCTTAAGGAagctaaaattttgttataatttacaCGCAATTTAATCTTATTAAACTAACaaattacttatttatacaaatcttGCAGACTTTTGGACAGGTAGAAAGcgataacaaaaataattatgtgcAATACTCCtgattaaaagtatttaaaaaaaaattttatacagcATACAAGAGgaaaatgtagaattacctACGATTAGGTTCAACTTCAAAAAACTATCCTATATAAATGCACACGCAGACGCATGTGAATTtgtattcatataaaaatatcatgtaTATTTGTGaggatatacatatatacagaatattattTGACAAGAAAGTATATGTAATTCaaacataaaacatataaCACTAAATAGTTAATCAAATAATACCTTTGCTTAGTGACCCGAGACATTTTCTCAtcaaatatttggaaaatatcaaAACACTGAAATGTATATATGAAGAAAGAAGTAAATCTAAAGAAGCATGCGACTGAGTTGAAGCAACAGGTTGCAGCGACGCGACGCTGAGAACTCTCGACCAACGAACGGTCGACGACATTCGCGTGTACGCACACAACGACAATcgatcttctttctctttctcatgTACAGCActgtttttattacatataatatatatatatatacgcatgTGTATCAATGTGAATAAGGTTATCCGTAAACCTTCCTAATGTTAGCAAATACATTTATCTCGTATTTCTTGTAACGACAtctaatgataaatttaatgtGAATAAGCAACCTTTATACGTAACGAACAACTTTTCCGATTCTGTGCAATCAACCTGGCACATTTCCACAATAAATATGGAACTGTATGGTATGAAATGAtagaagaagtaaaaaaaattgaataaacaaTAACAGCAACAATAACAATAGCAACAGGTCGTTATGACGcgaaacgttatacgattggCGGAATGACTTTCGAGTATGAAATTCACTCAAACCGAATTCCATAATGGCTGACGCTTTACTCGACCATTTCAACATATAATACACACTACACTCGCTCGTATAATACTATTTTGCACAAATTATTAACTATTTCACAACAAAATTTACACACAATTTACAGCTTGCATACAGACTGTAAAATACACGGTTAACCGGTAAATCACTGAATAATACACTCCGACTCCGCGTGACTTCGCTGACAGGCAAGCGGTAGCGTCTCGATTCGACGCCATCGAGATATCTCACCGTaccgaataatttttttaaaaatattaactatAACTGCCTCGTACACGaacaaatcaattatttaGCAAACTACAACCCGTAAATTTCAGTACAACTTGAGAACTAAAGCATAAGAGTAAACGAAAGATATAACGCTTTGTTCAGAAATTCTGTAAGCGCGCACGCACGCGCGCATCAGGATGATAATGGAGTCTGGGTCCTTGAAAACTGAAATCGTACCCTCTGAAGAAATCTGGTCAGCTTTCTTAGATGGAAGGAGAATCCCTCTCTATACGATATGAGAAGGCACACTATCCTTTTTCTACCAATAAGAATCATTCCAACATTCCCCTCCTTCGAAGAGTGTCCTTTGTGGGAGACTGGGAAAGAAGAGGAGGGGATAATGGCGGCGATCTACCTGGACGATTTTTGTGGCGGGAATTATGGTGCTTCAACAAGATCCTACAACAGCGCTTCAGGACAAGAAACCACCTGCCGGGAAATAGCATCGGGAATTTCACTACTGTTAACATTAGGCATCAATAGTAAGCATAATAAAGAACACGATGTTCTGATTTGCAATAAATGGTAGAACTGCcaataacaatattataatctcgtaagattttctatatttttataaaaaagaaatatcttagaaataaaataaaacattttaaagaataaaacttAACTATTGCATAAGTTGCTTAAAATGATACAATAATATGTTAAAACCTTCTAAAATATACCTTGCACTTACATTAacaaaaaaaagtaaaataataaaataaaatagtaagtTCATACAAAGAAAAGttctactttgaaataaaaatttaagaagaCATTACTGTTACACctctaatttattttgctaattaaaaagatgctaaattttattaatgttgataataatcaattttaaatatgataaaaataaaaaaatagaataaagttTAAACGGTATTCttcttatatattaaaaattacgtataacctCCTatgtgtattaataaatttgaagtcAAAATTTGCAATCGAGTTAAGCGtactaataagtaaaaaatatgacagtaatttaaattaaaaattttgtctaCTTCGTATAACTTTGTAAAGTACAATTCCAAACGTTCTACAAAGAATAAGATCCTCAGGTAGAAACCTTACGTCATTGCTACTATAGACCATAGATCGACCATAAAGAATGTGAGACAGTGTTGCCAAAGCGATGTAAATCATTACACTGCCAAGGTTGAGgttcaatataaaatagattgttcctatatataatacaacaattttctaagaaactatgtttaaaaaatatttattatgtgtTGTGCTGCATTAAAAAGATTGGGCATTTTTTTCGCAACACTTTATAAAACATAACATTTACACAACATTATATGCATAGAAGCACTTATGGAAACTATGTTTtaagattataaaatgttGTATGTCTTACGATATAGGacattcataattataatctATTAGCAAAATTGTTAGACTTCTATTATAACGACAGTAtagaatgtatattttcaaactaaatatttttattaagagacaaaatatttatgaatatttttaattagaataaaataaaatcgt
Protein-coding sequences here:
- the LOC132913036 gene encoding DNA polymerase alpha subunit B isoform X2 gives rise to the protein MILIGRKRIVCLLISYREGFSFHLRKLTRFLQRQTKRARSPTAETESNNKLRAVGHTFTPLNYTSQSDVPIRAPSTTVRGKVLLLFGPPIQNWKKQNEHDVSIVKADNSHIPKGALYMFEMFSNQGAILTMHCQNFGERLCHAWNAIEPPNSNIRYIRNIAPIKPVVFRTWGRLFITAEKPSGRKIVMLEGTKRLKIQKQAPILHLNLKGIKHYSVFTGQIVAVEGIITTEDTLTVNKLFVKGYAPLFDVPKISKDIKIYVAAGPFTPSDNLNYQPLWDLMERVVEDEPNMLILVGPFVEYTHSEIKKCSLKETFQDFFDTLLTKILQYVQGKSTRIILVPSNRDVHHHPVFPTPEFILNTNKLGSNTTNICSMPDPCIINVDGLHIGVTSVDVLRHLGQQEVSNTPGMDRLGRLAEHVLSQSSFYPVYPPPPGLNLDTRLWKQYACFERQPHVLILPSDVRHYCKPLNECLVLNPERLQKYICAKLCVQPMNNGKWDPNRVSCEIVKV
- the LOC132913036 gene encoding DNA polymerase alpha subunit B isoform X1, whose protein sequence is MVSEESLILCFSNLGCDISDKSVIDKCIQLCHDYNTDEEKFVELWVAYTIPHSLDIDPTINNLIKFEKEDLEKNNKCSLDVPTQVVSNIHTDIQSNTEITGKNVLDIYSSGECPTLKQTKRARSPTAETESNNKLRAVGHTFTPLNYTSQSDVPIRAPSTTVRGKVLLLFGPPIQNWKKQNEHDVSIVKADNSHIPKGALYMFEMFSNQGAILTMHCQNFGERLCHAWNAIEPPNSNIRYIRNIAPIKPVVFRTWGRLFITAEKPSGRKIVMLEGTKRLKIQKQAPILHLNLKGIKHYSVFTGQIVAVEGIITTEDTLTVNKLFVKGYAPLFDVPKISKDIKIYVAAGPFTPSDNLNYQPLWDLMERVVEDEPNMLILVGPFVEYTHSEIKKCSLKETFQDFFDTLLTKILQYVQGKSTRIILVPSNRDVHHHPVFPTPEFILNTNKLGSNTTNICSMPDPCIINVDGLHIGVTSVDVLRHLGQQEVSNTPGMDRLGRLAEHVLSQSSFYPVYPPPPGLNLDTRLWKQYACFERQPHVLILPSDVRHYCKPLNECLVLNPERLQKYICAKLCVQPMNNGKWDPNRVSCEIVKV